In Lepus europaeus isolate LE1 chromosome 23, mLepTim1.pri, whole genome shotgun sequence, a single genomic region encodes these proteins:
- the LOC133751916 gene encoding CD63 antigen-like has translation MAVEEGMKCVKFLLYVLLLAFCACAVGLIAVGVGAQLVLSQTITHGATPGSLLPVVIIAVGAFLFLVAFVGCCGTCKENYCLMITFAIFLSLIMLVEVATAIAGYVFRDKVMSEFNKDFQQQMQNYSTDNQTALILDRMQKDFKCCGAANYTDWASIPGMTRERVPDSCCVNVTSGCGVKFNVKDIYVEGCVEKIGLWLRKNVLVVAAAALGIAFVEVLGIVFACCLVKSIRSGYEVM, from the coding sequence ATGGCGGTGGAAGAAGGAATGAAATGTGTCAAGTTCTTGCTCTACGTGCTCCTGCTGGCCTTTTGCGCCTGTGCAGTGGGATTGATTGCCGTGGGTGTGGGGGCGCAGCTCGTCTTGAGTCAGACCATAACCCACGGAGcgactcctggctccctgctgcctgtgGTCATCATCGCTGTGGGGGCCTTCCTCTTCCTGGTGGCCTTTGTGGGCTGCTGTGGAACCTGCAAGGAGAACTATTGTCTGATGATCACGTTTGCCATCTTCCTGTCTCTGATCATGCTGGTGGAGGTGGCCACTGCCATTGCTGGTTACGTATTTAGAGACAAGGTGATGTCAGAGTTTAATAAGGATTTCCAGCAGCAGATGCAAAATTACTCGACAGACAACCAGACTGCTTTAATCCTGGACAGGATGCAGAAAGATTTCAAATGTTGTGGGGCTGCTAACTACACGGACTGGGCATCCATCCCTGGCATGACCAGGGAGCGCGTCCCTGACTCCTGCTGTGTCAACGTCACCTCGGGCTGTGGGGTCAAGTTCAACGTGAAGGACATCTATGTTGAGGGCTGCGTGGAGAAGATTGGGCTGTGGCTGAGGAAAAACGTGTTGGTGGTGGCGGcagcagccctgggcattgcTTTTGTGGAGGTCCTGGGCATTGTCTTTGCCTGCTGCCTTGTGAAGAGCATTCGAAGTGGCTACGAGGTGATGTAG